One genomic region from Pseudorca crassidens isolate mPseCra1 chromosome 11, mPseCra1.hap1, whole genome shotgun sequence encodes:
- the ZNF385A gene encoding zinc finger protein 385A isoform X5, translating to MQPPLDLKQILPFPLEPAPTLGLFSNYSTMDPVQKAVLSHTFGGPLLKTKRPIISCNVCQIRFNSQSQAEAHYKGNRHARRVKGIEAAKTRGREPSVREAGDPAPPGGTPPSGEGVAPRPVSMENGLGPAPGSPEKQPGSPSPPSVPETGQGVTKGEGGTPAPASLPGGSKEEEEKAKRLLYCALCKVAVNSLSQLEAHNKGTKHKTILEARSGLGPIKAYPRLGPPTPGEPEAPAQDRTFHCEICNVKVNSEVQLKQHISSRRHRDGVAGKPNPLLSRHKKPRGAGELAGTLTFSKELPKSLAGGLLPSPLAVAAVMAAAAGSPLSLRPAPAAPLLQGPPITHPLLHPAPGPIRTAHGPILFSPY from the exons ATGGACCCTGTGCAGAAGGCTGTACTGTCCCACACTTTTGGGGGACCCTTACTCAAGACCAAGCGGCCCATCATTTCCTGTAATGTCTGTCAGATCCGCTTCAATTCTCAG AGCCAGGCTGAGGCCCACTACAAGGGTAATCGCCATGCCCGAAGAGTCAAAGGCATCGAGGCTGCCAAGACTCGAGGCAGGGAGCCCAGCGTCCGGGAAGCAGGAGATCCAGCTCCCCCAGGCGGCACGCCCCCAAGTGGAGAGGGTGTAGCCCCCCGTCCAG TTTCCATGGAAAATGGACTGGGTCCAGCCCCAGGATCCCCAGAGAAACAGCCTggctccccatcccctcccagtGTTCCGGAGACTGGTCAGGGTGTGACCAAGGGTGAAGGGGGGACTCCAGCCCCAGCTTCCCTGCCTGGGGGAagcaaggaagaggaggagaaggccaAGCGGCTGCTCTACTGTGCTCTGTGCAAGGTGGCAGTGAACTCCCTGTCCCAGCTTGAGGCACATAACAAAG GTACTAAGCACAAGACGATTCTGGAGGCCCGAAGTGGACTGGGCCCCATCAAAGCTTACCCTCGGCTGGGGCCTCCCACTCCCGGGGAACCAGAGGCCCCTGCCCAGGACCGAACCTTCCACTGTGAGATCTGCAATGTCAAGGTCAACTCGGAGGTCCAACTGAAACAG CACATTTCCAGCCGGCGGCACCGAGATGGCGTGGCCGGGAAGCCCAACCCCCTACTGAGCCGTCACAAGAAGCCCAGGGGCGCCGGGGAGCTTGCG GGCACTCTGACTTTCTCCAAGGAGCTGCCCAAGTCCTTGGCCGGAggcctgctccccagccccctcgCGGTGGCTGCGGTGATGGCAGCGGCAGCAGGCTCCCCGCTGTCTCTGCGCCCGGCTCCCGCCGCACCTCTTCTCCAGGGACCGCCGATCACCCACCCCCTGCTCCACCCGGCCCCCGGGCCCATCCGAACTGCGCACGGACCCATCCTCTTCTCCCCCTACTGA
- the ZNF385A gene encoding zinc finger protein 385A isoform X4: MDPVQKAVLSHTFGGPLLKTKRPIISCNVCQIRFNSQSQAEAHYKGNRHARRVKGIEAAKTRGREPSVREAGDPAPPGGTPPSGEGVAPRPVTVSMENGLGPAPGSPEKQPGSPSPPSVPETGQGVTKGEGGTPAPASLPGGSKEEEEKAKRLLYCALCKVAVNSLSQLEAHNKGTKHKTILEARSGLGPIKAYPRLGPPTPGEPEAPAQDRTFHCEICNVKVNSEVQLKQPPTHWSLQHISSRRHRDGVAGKPNPLLSRHKKPRGAGELAGTLTFSKELPKSLAGGLLPSPLAVAAVMAAAAGSPLSLRPAPAAPLLQGPPITHPLLHPAPGPIRTAHGPILFSPY, translated from the exons ATGGACCCTGTGCAGAAGGCTGTACTGTCCCACACTTTTGGGGGACCCTTACTCAAGACCAAGCGGCCCATCATTTCCTGTAATGTCTGTCAGATCCGCTTCAATTCTCAG AGCCAGGCTGAGGCCCACTACAAGGGTAATCGCCATGCCCGAAGAGTCAAAGGCATCGAGGCTGCCAAGACTCGAGGCAGGGAGCCCAGCGTCCGGGAAGCAGGAGATCCAGCTCCCCCAGGCGGCACGCCCCCAAGTGGAGAGGGTGTAGCCCCCCGTCCAG TGACAGTTTCCATGGAAAATGGACTGGGTCCAGCCCCAGGATCCCCAGAGAAACAGCCTggctccccatcccctcccagtGTTCCGGAGACTGGTCAGGGTGTGACCAAGGGTGAAGGGGGGACTCCAGCCCCAGCTTCCCTGCCTGGGGGAagcaaggaagaggaggagaaggccaAGCGGCTGCTCTACTGTGCTCTGTGCAAGGTGGCAGTGAACTCCCTGTCCCAGCTTGAGGCACATAACAAAG GTACTAAGCACAAGACGATTCTGGAGGCCCGAAGTGGACTGGGCCCCATCAAAGCTTACCCTCGGCTGGGGCCTCCCACTCCCGGGGAACCAGAGGCCCCTGCCCAGGACCGAACCTTCCACTGTGAGATCTGCAATGTCAAGGTCAACTCGGAGGTCCAACTGAAACAG CCCCCCACCCACTGGTCCCTGCAGCACATTTCCAGCCGGCGGCACCGAGATGGCGTGGCCGGGAAGCCCAACCCCCTACTGAGCCGTCACAAGAAGCCCAGGGGCGCCGGGGAGCTTGCG GGCACTCTGACTTTCTCCAAGGAGCTGCCCAAGTCCTTGGCCGGAggcctgctccccagccccctcgCGGTGGCTGCGGTGATGGCAGCGGCAGCAGGCTCCCCGCTGTCTCTGCGCCCGGCTCCCGCCGCACCTCTTCTCCAGGGACCGCCGATCACCCACCCCCTGCTCCACCCGGCCCCCGGGCCCATCCGAACTGCGCACGGACCCATCCTCTTCTCCCCCTACTGA
- the ZNF385A gene encoding zinc finger protein 385A isoform X1: protein MQPPLDLKQILPFPLEPAPTLGLFSNYSTMDPVQKAVLSHTFGGPLLKTKRPIISCNVCQIRFNSQSQAEAHYKGNRHARRVKGIEAAKTRGREPSVREAGDPAPPGGTPPSGEGVAPRPVTVSMENGLGPAPGSPEKQPGSPSPPSVPETGQGVTKGEGGTPAPASLPGGSKEEEEKAKRLLYCALCKVAVNSLSQLEAHNKGTKHKTILEARSGLGPIKAYPRLGPPTPGEPEAPAQDRTFHCEICNVKVNSEVQLKQPPTHWSLQHISSRRHRDGVAGKPNPLLSRHKKPRGAGELAGTLTFSKELPKSLAGGLLPSPLAVAAVMAAAAGSPLSLRPAPAAPLLQGPPITHPLLHPAPGPIRTAHGPILFSPY, encoded by the exons ATGGACCCTGTGCAGAAGGCTGTACTGTCCCACACTTTTGGGGGACCCTTACTCAAGACCAAGCGGCCCATCATTTCCTGTAATGTCTGTCAGATCCGCTTCAATTCTCAG AGCCAGGCTGAGGCCCACTACAAGGGTAATCGCCATGCCCGAAGAGTCAAAGGCATCGAGGCTGCCAAGACTCGAGGCAGGGAGCCCAGCGTCCGGGAAGCAGGAGATCCAGCTCCCCCAGGCGGCACGCCCCCAAGTGGAGAGGGTGTAGCCCCCCGTCCAG TGACAGTTTCCATGGAAAATGGACTGGGTCCAGCCCCAGGATCCCCAGAGAAACAGCCTggctccccatcccctcccagtGTTCCGGAGACTGGTCAGGGTGTGACCAAGGGTGAAGGGGGGACTCCAGCCCCAGCTTCCCTGCCTGGGGGAagcaaggaagaggaggagaaggccaAGCGGCTGCTCTACTGTGCTCTGTGCAAGGTGGCAGTGAACTCCCTGTCCCAGCTTGAGGCACATAACAAAG GTACTAAGCACAAGACGATTCTGGAGGCCCGAAGTGGACTGGGCCCCATCAAAGCTTACCCTCGGCTGGGGCCTCCCACTCCCGGGGAACCAGAGGCCCCTGCCCAGGACCGAACCTTCCACTGTGAGATCTGCAATGTCAAGGTCAACTCGGAGGTCCAACTGAAACAG CCCCCCACCCACTGGTCCCTGCAGCACATTTCCAGCCGGCGGCACCGAGATGGCGTGGCCGGGAAGCCCAACCCCCTACTGAGCCGTCACAAGAAGCCCAGGGGCGCCGGGGAGCTTGCG GGCACTCTGACTTTCTCCAAGGAGCTGCCCAAGTCCTTGGCCGGAggcctgctccccagccccctcgCGGTGGCTGCGGTGATGGCAGCGGCAGCAGGCTCCCCGCTGTCTCTGCGCCCGGCTCCCGCCGCACCTCTTCTCCAGGGACCGCCGATCACCCACCCCCTGCTCCACCCGGCCCCCGGGCCCATCCGAACTGCGCACGGACCCATCCTCTTCTCCCCCTACTGA
- the ZNF385A gene encoding zinc finger protein 385A isoform X3 translates to MQPPLDLKQILPFPLEPAPTLGLFSNYSTMDPVQKAVLSHTFGGPLLKTKRPIISCNVCQIRFNSQSQAEAHYKGNRHARRVKGIEAAKTRGREPSVREAGDPAPPGGTPPSGEGVAPRPVTVSMENGLGPAPGSPEKQPGSPSPPSVPETGQGVTKGEGGTPAPASLPGGSKEEEEKAKRLLYCALCKVAVNSLSQLEAHNKGTKHKTILEARSGLGPIKAYPRLGPPTPGEPEAPAQDRTFHCEICNVKVNSEVQLKQHISSRRHRDGVAGKPNPLLSRHKKPRGAGELAGTLTFSKELPKSLAGGLLPSPLAVAAVMAAAAGSPLSLRPAPAAPLLQGPPITHPLLHPAPGPIRTAHGPILFSPY, encoded by the exons ATGGACCCTGTGCAGAAGGCTGTACTGTCCCACACTTTTGGGGGACCCTTACTCAAGACCAAGCGGCCCATCATTTCCTGTAATGTCTGTCAGATCCGCTTCAATTCTCAG AGCCAGGCTGAGGCCCACTACAAGGGTAATCGCCATGCCCGAAGAGTCAAAGGCATCGAGGCTGCCAAGACTCGAGGCAGGGAGCCCAGCGTCCGGGAAGCAGGAGATCCAGCTCCCCCAGGCGGCACGCCCCCAAGTGGAGAGGGTGTAGCCCCCCGTCCAG TGACAGTTTCCATGGAAAATGGACTGGGTCCAGCCCCAGGATCCCCAGAGAAACAGCCTggctccccatcccctcccagtGTTCCGGAGACTGGTCAGGGTGTGACCAAGGGTGAAGGGGGGACTCCAGCCCCAGCTTCCCTGCCTGGGGGAagcaaggaagaggaggagaaggccaAGCGGCTGCTCTACTGTGCTCTGTGCAAGGTGGCAGTGAACTCCCTGTCCCAGCTTGAGGCACATAACAAAG GTACTAAGCACAAGACGATTCTGGAGGCCCGAAGTGGACTGGGCCCCATCAAAGCTTACCCTCGGCTGGGGCCTCCCACTCCCGGGGAACCAGAGGCCCCTGCCCAGGACCGAACCTTCCACTGTGAGATCTGCAATGTCAAGGTCAACTCGGAGGTCCAACTGAAACAG CACATTTCCAGCCGGCGGCACCGAGATGGCGTGGCCGGGAAGCCCAACCCCCTACTGAGCCGTCACAAGAAGCCCAGGGGCGCCGGGGAGCTTGCG GGCACTCTGACTTTCTCCAAGGAGCTGCCCAAGTCCTTGGCCGGAggcctgctccccagccccctcgCGGTGGCTGCGGTGATGGCAGCGGCAGCAGGCTCCCCGCTGTCTCTGCGCCCGGCTCCCGCCGCACCTCTTCTCCAGGGACCGCCGATCACCCACCCCCTGCTCCACCCGGCCCCCGGGCCCATCCGAACTGCGCACGGACCCATCCTCTTCTCCCCCTACTGA